GGGATTGGGGATCAGTCCACCCAGCGTACCTCTCCCATGAAAGGTGTACATGCCGATGCTTGGGCCACCTCCGAGGCGAATATCTGCGCTTCCTTTCAGATCGGGGGTATCCGTCGCGATCGTAATATCCAGCGTGATCGCCAAATGTGGATTTACCCTTCGAACGGCTGGCAGCACCCCGCGCAAATTAAATTCCTCCTGCACGGAAAAGACAATGTACAGCTCGCACGGCAGTCCTGTATCCTGCAAGCGATCTGCCAGCTCTAGCAGGGTCAGGCAGCCCACACGGTTGTCGAGCGTATTGCTGAAAACGATGGAGCCATTGTCAAAAAACTGCCGGGCGTACCCTACAGGCGTACCAACCGATATTCCTGCATCCAGGGCGTCCTGTTTACTCCGAAAGCCAAAGTCGGCATAGATCTCGTTCACCGGGAGCACCTTATATTTTTCGTCTTGCTTTGTGACATGATGGGATTTAGTGCCAACGATGCCGTTCCACTGTTTTCCCTCTGCTTCGATCAAAAGTGTCGTGCCTGCCAAGCTCTTCTCCGGAATCCCTCCCAGCCGCTCCAAGCGCAAAAAACCACTTTCTTCAATCTTGGTCACCACCAATCCCAACTCGTCCATATGAGCGAACACCATGACCCGATACGGATTTTCCGTCTGCAATCGATTCATGCGCACGATGACATTCCCAAGCGGATCGATCTGGATCTCCTCTGCCTTGCCCGCCAGTCTCTCCTTCACATAACGAATGACAGAATCCTCGTAACCAGACAAAGCCAAACAAGACGTCAAGTCACGCAGAACCTCTTTCATTTTTCGATAATCTGGATTCATGCTTCGTTCCCCCGTTGTTTGGTTAAGTTAGCTCATCCATCAAATCACGTGTTTGCCGATACAGTCGGTGATAGAGCTCATAGTAGCGTTCATATAAAGGCTGATGAGCCTCTTGTGGTGTGATCTCTTCCTTCACTCTCACCCATTGATCCATCTCCGTGATGTCTCGATACCAGCCGAGTCCCAGCGCACACAAAAAGGCGTTTCCGTAAGCCGCGCCCAGTGTAATTTCCGGGATGACCTGCGTCATTTGACAAATGTCACTCACACTTTGCAGCCAAAGGCGATTCTTGACGCCACCCCCTACTGCGACAGCGCGATGGATTGGAACCTGCATACTCCTGATTTCGTCCATGTTGTGGCGAATGGAAAACGAGATGCCCTCCAGAATCGAGCGATACATGTCCGATTGCGTGTGATGGAGGGTGAGTCCGAAAAACACACCCTTTGCCGTTGCATGATGAATGGGTGTTCGCTCTCCGCTAAAATAGGGTAGGGTGAGCAGTCCATTTGCACCGGGTGGACTCTGCTCTGCCAGCTTCGTCGCATACGTGTATGCTTCATCGACCGTCATACCACCAGTGGAAGGATCCCCTCTCTGTCCCGCTACGGACAACCATTGATCAATGAACCATCGGGTGAGGGAGCCTGCTGTAGCCGTACCACCTGTAATCGTGTGTGAGCCAGGGACTGCGTGCAGATTGGCCCACAAGGTTTGCGTTTTGGGTAAGTGGGGAGCTACGAGAATAAAAAAGGTAGAGCTGCCGTACATGAGCATCAGATCGCCCTTGTGCACCGCTCCGACACTGATCGCCTCGGAGAGCGCATCAGCTGTGCCCGCGATCACCTTTGTTCCTTGCGCTAATCCAGTTTGGTCTGCTGCCTGCCTCGTCACTTCGCCTACAATCTCATGACTCCAGGTGAGTCGGGGCAATTGATCCAGCTCACAGATCGCACTCGCCAGCTCCGTGCTCCATTTCAGCTGATGAATGTCAAAGAGGGGAGCGTAGGACGCAGCCGTGTAACGGTCGATGATCTGCTCATCTGTCAGCTTGTAGACGAGGTAGCCCGAGCCACAGAGAAACTTGGCCGTTCGCTCGTAGATGTGCCGCTCCTCTTGGCGGATCCAGAGAATTTTCGGTCCTGCCGACTGAGCAGACAAGGATTGCGCGGCTACTTGAAAAATCCGTTCTTCTCCGATTTGTTCATTCAGTTCATGGACCTGCTTTTGGGAGCGCGTATCTACTCCGTACAGAATCGCTTTACGCAACGGCTTTCCCTCGACATCCACCGGGACGACAGCCGGGGCGATCGAGCTGACCCCCACCGCTTTGATTTCCTCTGGTCGGATCCCGTATTTGTCAGCTGCCTTTTGCGTGATGGCTTTGCTCAATTGGGTAAAGTCATGCCACCATGTTTGCTCCGCATCATGCTCGGCCCAGCCTCGTTGCGGGATTTCCAGCCGATGGGCTACCGCCTCGCTCACAAGGAGCTTCCCTGCCTCATCTACCAGCGCTCCCTTTGACTCATAGGTACCAATATCAATCCCCAGCACATAAGCCACGTCATTCACTCCCCTCGCAAACCGAGATGATCGCATCCTTCATGCTGTCACCTATTAGACGTAGGTAATTTTGCCTTGGAAATGATCCTCGGGAAGCTCCCCGTCAAAGTCACCTTTATTCGTGATCATTTCGTCGATCTGCTCTGCTTCACATACCTTGATCAAGGAAGATTGCCCAAACTTGGTCCTGTCGACGAGGGCGATGACTTCTTTCGAACGATTGATAAAGGCTCGTTTGATTTCGGTCTCCTCGATGCTGTAATCCGTGAGGCCCGTTTCCAGACTGATTCCGGCTACCCCGAGATAAAAGCGATCAAAATTGAACTTCATGATCGTCTCTTGAGCGATACTGCCGACCATCGACATTTCCGTTTTGCGGATCAGCCCACCGATCATATACACCTGGAGATTGCTCTTGGCGAGGATCGAAGCGACCTGTATGCACGAAGTAAACACCGTGATGCCCGAGCGCTTTGTCAGCTCCCTCGCCAATTCGGCCGTTGTGGTACCGACATCCAGTGCGATCACTTCGCCCTCCTGGACCGTGTCTGCCACATACTTGGCGATCGATTGCTTGAGCTCGTGATTTTTCTTTTGCCGCTGGTTGAACATCGGCTCGAATCCTAGCTCGGGAAGGGAGGCTCCTCCCCTTTTGCGGACGATCATTCCTTGCTTTTCCATCGCGGTCAGATCTCTGCGGACGGTGACCTCGGATACGTGCAGGGACGCCGCCAATTCTTCTACGCTCAATGGGGATTTTTCGTTTAGAAAATTCAGAATCTCTTTCTCGCGATCTGTCGCCATACTTATCGATCTCCTCTTGAATGAAATAATACATGAACGATCATATTCGATCAATTAAAAATCATGAATAATCAGAAATTGATCATTTCGAAATGTTACTTCGATCATATGTGATCATGAAAACGATTGCAATACTAGGAAAAAGAAAACAACGACTAGCCTCTATCCGACTAGTCGCTGCTCTTATGACTGACTTTCTATTTGAACCAACCTTTTTCCTTGAAATGCGTAATCGCCTCAATGCGGTTGCTGACCCCGAGCTTGTCGAGAATCACCGAGATGTAGTTACGGACGGTTCCTGTCGTAAGGAACAGCTGACTGGCAATCTCCTTGGTGTTTTTACCGTCGGCAATCAGCTCCAGCACTTCCTTCTCCCGCTCGGTCAGCGGATTTTCCTGTC
This is a stretch of genomic DNA from Brevibacillus choshinensis. It encodes these proteins:
- a CDS encoding FGGY-family carbohydrate kinase, whose protein sequence is MAYVLGIDIGTYESKGALVDEAGKLLVSEAVAHRLEIPQRGWAEHDAEQTWWHDFTQLSKAITQKAADKYGIRPEEIKAVGVSSIAPAVVPVDVEGKPLRKAILYGVDTRSQKQVHELNEQIGEERIFQVAAQSLSAQSAGPKILWIRQEERHIYERTAKFLCGSGYLVYKLTDEQIIDRYTAASYAPLFDIHQLKWSTELASAICELDQLPRLTWSHEIVGEVTRQAADQTGLAQGTKVIAGTADALSEAISVGAVHKGDLMLMYGSSTFFILVAPHLPKTQTLWANLHAVPGSHTITGGTATAGSLTRWFIDQWLSVAGQRGDPSTGGMTVDEAYTYATKLAEQSPPGANGLLTLPYFSGERTPIHHATAKGVFFGLTLHHTQSDMYRSILEGISFSIRHNMDEIRSMQVPIHRAVAVGGGVKNRLWLQSVSDICQMTQVIPEITLGAAYGNAFLCALGLGWYRDITEMDQWVRVKEEITPQEAHQPLYERYYELYHRLYRQTRDLMDELT
- a CDS encoding DeoR/GlpR family DNA-binding transcription regulator → MATDREKEILNFLNEKSPLSVEELAASLHVSEVTVRRDLTAMEKQGMIVRKRGGASLPELGFEPMFNQRQKKNHELKQSIAKYVADTVQEGEVIALDVGTTTAELARELTKRSGITVFTSCIQVASILAKSNLQVYMIGGLIRKTEMSMVGSIAQETIMKFNFDRFYLGVAGISLETGLTDYSIEETEIKRAFINRSKEVIALVDRTKFGQSSLIKVCEAEQIDEMITNKGDFDGELPEDHFQGKITYV
- a CDS encoding M42 family metallopeptidase — encoded protein: MNPDYRKMKEVLRDLTSCLALSGYEDSVIRYVKERLAGKAEEIQIDPLGNVIVRMNRLQTENPYRVMVFAHMDELGLVVTKIEESGFLRLERLGGIPEKSLAGTTLLIEAEGKQWNGIVGTKSHHVTKQDEKYKVLPVNEIYADFGFRSKQDALDAGISVGTPVGYARQFFDNGSIVFSNTLDNRVGCLTLLELADRLQDTGLPCELYIVFSVQEEFNLRGVLPAVRRVNPHLAITLDITIATDTPDLKGSADIRLGGGPSIGMYTFHGRGTLGGLIPNPKLVRHLQKIAREQEIPLQQAVFMGILTDASFSQLENDGIPMVDLGYPARYTHAPVEAVDLQDVEQLICLLEKLLLTCDHGLDLSRG